In Massilistercora timonensis, the following are encoded in one genomic region:
- the uvrA gene encoding excinuclease ABC subunit UvrA, with the protein MEEKDSRKYIKIRGANEHNLKNIDLDIPRNELVVLTGLSGSGKSSLAFDTIYAEGQRRYMESLSSYARQFLGQMEKPDVESIEGLSPAISIDQKSTNRNPRSTVGTVTEIYDYFRLLYARVGIPHCPNCGKEIKKQTVDQMVDQIMELPERTKIQLLAPVVRGRKGTHAKLLERARKSGYVRARIDGNLYELSEEIQLDKNIKHNIEIIVDRLVVKPGIEKRLTDSIEDVLHLAEGLMTVDVIDGEPINFSQSFSCPDCGISIAEIEPRSFSFNNPFGACPECFGLGYKMEFDEDLMIPDKSLSISQGAITVLGWQSCTDKKSFTYALLDALSQEYGFSLDTPFQKYPRKIQDLLIHGTGGREVKVHYRGQRGEGVYDVAFEGLIKNVERRYRETASETMKAEYEEFMRITPCHKCGGQRLKPEALAVTVGGKNIAEVTALSVEKLQGFLQKLKLNKQQMLIGGQILKEIQARIRFLMDVGLDYLTLSRATGTLSGGEAQRIRLATQIGSGLVGVAYILDEPSIGLHQRDNDKLLATLKHLRDLGNSVLVVEHDEDTMREADYIVDIGPGAGEHGGEVVAAGTAQEIMANPDSITGAYLSGRKKIPVPDHRAVPSGWLKVTGARENNLKNIDVKIPLGIMTCVTGVSGSGKSSLINEIVYKRLARELNRARTIPGKHKDIKGMEQLDKVIAIDQSPIGRTPRSNPATYTGVFDLIRDLFAATPDAKARGYKKGRFSFNVKGGRCEACSGDGILKIEMHFLPDVYVPCEVCHGKRYNRETLEVKYKGKSIYDVLNMTVEEALHFFDHVPSIRRKMETLYDVGLSYIRLGQPSTELSGGEAQRIKLAAELSKRSTGKTIYILDEPTTGLHFADVHKLTEILHRLAADGNTVIVIEHNLDVIKTADYIIDMGPEGGDGGGTVIVQGTPEEVADCPQSYTGKYIRAMLDR; encoded by the coding sequence ATGGAAGAAAAAGACAGCAGAAAATATATCAAGATCCGGGGGGCCAACGAGCATAACCTGAAGAATATCGATCTGGACATTCCCAGAAATGAACTGGTGGTCCTGACCGGTCTCTCTGGATCCGGGAAATCCTCCCTGGCTTTCGATACCATTTACGCGGAAGGGCAGAGGCGCTACATGGAATCTTTGTCTTCTTACGCGCGCCAGTTCCTGGGACAGATGGAGAAACCGGATGTGGAGAGCATTGAGGGGCTTTCCCCGGCCATTTCTATTGACCAGAAGTCCACCAACCGCAATCCCCGTTCTACAGTGGGCACGGTGACGGAGATCTATGACTATTTCCGTCTCCTCTATGCCCGGGTGGGGATTCCCCATTGTCCCAACTGCGGCAAGGAGATCAAGAAGCAGACGGTGGACCAGATGGTGGACCAGATCATGGAACTGCCGGAGCGGACCAAGATCCAGCTTCTGGCGCCGGTGGTGCGGGGGAGAAAAGGAACCCATGCCAAGCTTCTGGAGCGGGCCAGGAAGAGCGGCTATGTGCGTGCCCGTATTGATGGAAATCTGTACGAGCTCTCAGAGGAGATCCAGCTAGACAAGAACATCAAGCACAACATTGAGATCATCGTGGACCGTCTGGTGGTGAAGCCGGGCATTGAAAAAAGGCTTACCGACTCTATTGAGGATGTGCTTCATCTGGCGGAAGGGCTGATGACGGTGGATGTGATCGACGGGGAGCCCATTAATTTCAGCCAGAGCTTCTCCTGCCCGGATTGCGGGATCAGTATTGCGGAGATCGAGCCAAGAAGCTTTTCCTTCAACAACCCCTTCGGGGCCTGCCCGGAATGTTTTGGTCTGGGTTATAAGATGGAATTTGACGAGGATCTGATGATCCCGGACAAGAGCCTGAGCATTTCCCAGGGCGCCATCACCGTGCTGGGGTGGCAGTCCTGTACAGATAAGAAGAGCTTTACCTATGCCCTTCTGGACGCGTTGAGCCAGGAGTACGGGTTCTCCCTGGATACGCCTTTTCAGAAATATCCCAGGAAGATCCAGGATCTTCTGATCCACGGCACCGGCGGACGGGAAGTGAAGGTCCACTACCGGGGCCAGCGGGGGGAAGGAGTCTACGATGTAGCCTTCGAGGGACTGATCAAAAATGTAGAGCGCCGGTACCGGGAGACGGCCTCGGAGACTATGAAGGCGGAATACGAAGAGTTCATGCGCATCACCCCCTGCCACAAGTGCGGCGGCCAGCGGCTGAAGCCGGAGGCCCTGGCGGTGACGGTAGGAGGGAAGAATATCGCCGAAGTGACGGCTCTTTCTGTGGAAAAGCTGCAGGGATTCCTGCAGAAGCTGAAACTGAACAAGCAGCAGATGCTGATCGGAGGCCAGATCTTAAAGGAGATCCAGGCCCGGATCAGGTTTTTGATGGATGTGGGGCTTGACTATCTGACGCTGTCAAGAGCCACCGGCACCCTGTCCGGCGGCGAGGCCCAGCGGATCCGGCTGGCCACGCAGATCGGCTCCGGGCTGGTGGGGGTTGCCTACATTCTGGATGAGCCCAGCATCGGCCTTCATCAGAGGGACAACGACAAGCTTCTTGCCACCTTGAAGCACCTGCGGGATCTGGGGAATTCGGTCCTGGTGGTGGAGCATGACGAGGACACCATGCGGGAGGCGGACTATATCGTAGACATCGGTCCCGGCGCGGGAGAGCACGGGGGAGAAGTGGTGGCCGCCGGGACGGCTCAGGAGATCATGGCTAATCCGGATTCCATCACCGGCGCTTACTTAAGCGGCAGGAAGAAGATCCCGGTGCCGGATCACCGGGCTGTGCCCTCAGGGTGGCTTAAGGTGACCGGGGCCAGGGAAAATAACCTGAAGAATATCGACGTGAAGATCCCTCTTGGGATCATGACCTGCGTTACCGGCGTCTCCGGTTCCGGCAAGAGTTCCCTGATCAATGAGATCGTGTACAAGCGGCTGGCAAGGGAACTGAACCGGGCCCGGACCATTCCCGGGAAGCACAAGGATATCAAGGGGATGGAGCAGCTGGACAAGGTGATCGCCATCGACCAGTCTCCCATCGGGCGGACGCCCCGGTCCAATCCGGCCACGTATACCGGCGTCTTCGACCTGATCCGGGATCTTTTCGCGGCCACGCCGGACGCCAAGGCCAGAGGCTACAAGAAGGGCCGGTTCAGTTTCAACGTGAAGGGCGGCCGCTGCGAGGCCTGCAGCGGGGACGGCATCCTGAAGATCGAGATGCATTTCCTGCCGGACGTGTACGTGCCCTGTGAGGTTTGTCACGGGAAGCGGTATAACCGGGAGACTTTGGAGGTAAAATACAAGGGAAAGAGCATTTATGACGTGCTGAACATGACGGTGGAGGAAGCCCTTCACTTCTTCGACCATGTGCCCAGCATCCGGAGGAAGATGGAGACCCTCTATGACGTGGGGCTTTCCTATATCCGGCTGGGCCAGCCTTCCACAGAGCTCTCCGGAGGCGAGGCCCAGCGGATCAAGCTGGCGGCGGAGCTGAGTAAGCGGAGCACCGGGAAGACCATTTACATCCTGGACGAGCCCACCACAGGACTTCATTTTGCCGATGTGCACAAGCTGACGGAGATCCTTCACCGTCTGGCGGCGGACGGCAATACGGTGATCGTGATCGAGCACAACCTGGATGTGATCAAGACGGCGGACTATATCATTGATATGGGGCCGGAGGGCGGCGACGGCGGCGGAACGGTGATCGTCCAGGGAACGCCGGAGGAAGTGGCGGACTGTCCCCAGTCCTACACGGGGAAATACATCCGCGCAATGCTCGACAGATAG
- the uvrB gene encoding excinuclease ABC subunit UvrB — protein MDHFELVSEYAPTGDQPQAIADLVKGFKEGNQCETLLGVTGSGKTFTMANVIAQLNKPTLIIAHNKTLAAQLYGEFKEFFPNNAVEYFVSYYDYYQPEAYVPSSDTYIAKDSSINEEIDKLRLSATASLVERKDVIVVSSVSCIYGLGEPMNFEKMMVSLRPGMEKDRDEVLRQLIDIQYDRNEMDFKRGTFRVRGDVVEIIPANEADTAVRVEFFGDEIDRITQIDVLTGEIKGELEHVAIFPASHYVVPAEQIRRAADAIEEELEERVRYFKSEDKLLEAQRIAERTNFDVEMLKETGFCSGIENYSRHLSGLKPGQPPYTLMDFFKDDFLIIIDESHKTIPQIGGMYHGDRSRKTTLVDYGFRLPSALDNRPLNFQEFEERIDQILFVSATPGPYEAEHELLRAEQVIRPTGLLDPRVEVRPVEGQIDDLVAEVKKETEKKNKILITTLTKRMAEDLTDYMKELGIRVRYLHSDIDTLERTQIVRDMRLDVFDVLVGINLLREGLDIPEITLVAILDADKEGFLRSETSLIQTIGRAARNAEGHVIMYADTITDSMRLAIQETERRRKVQMEYNEAHGITPQTIKKSVRDLISISRKVAAEELRMEKDPESMSSKELEKLIQDVTKQMKKAAAELNFEAAAELRDKMVELKKLLKE, from the coding sequence ATGGATCATTTTGAGTTAGTATCAGAATACGCCCCAACCGGCGACCAGCCCCAGGCCATCGCTGACCTGGTTAAAGGATTTAAGGAAGGCAACCAGTGCGAGACCCTTCTTGGCGTCACCGGTTCGGGCAAGACGTTTACAATGGCGAATGTCATTGCACAACTGAATAAACCGACGCTGATCATTGCGCACAACAAGACCCTGGCGGCGCAGCTCTACGGCGAGTTCAAGGAGTTTTTCCCGAACAATGCTGTGGAGTACTTTGTCTCCTACTACGACTACTACCAGCCGGAGGCCTACGTTCCCTCCTCAGACACCTACATCGCCAAGGACTCCTCCATCAACGAGGAGATCGACAAGCTGCGGCTTTCCGCCACAGCCTCTCTTGTGGAGCGCAAAGACGTGATCGTGGTGTCCAGCGTGTCCTGTATCTACGGACTGGGTGAGCCGATGAACTTCGAGAAAATGATGGTTTCTCTGCGTCCGGGGATGGAAAAAGACCGGGACGAGGTGCTGCGCCAGCTGATCGATATCCAGTATGACCGCAATGAGATGGATTTCAAACGGGGAACCTTCCGGGTGCGGGGGGATGTGGTGGAGATCATCCCGGCCAATGAGGCGGATACCGCAGTGCGGGTGGAATTCTTCGGGGACGAGATCGACCGGATCACTCAGATCGACGTACTCACCGGCGAGATCAAGGGAGAGCTGGAGCATGTGGCCATCTTCCCTGCCTCCCACTATGTGGTTCCGGCGGAGCAGATCCGGCGGGCGGCGGACGCCATTGAAGAGGAGCTGGAGGAGCGGGTCCGGTATTTCAAGTCTGAGGACAAGCTTCTGGAGGCCCAGCGGATCGCGGAGCGCACCAATTTTGATGTCGAGATGTTAAAAGAGACGGGATTCTGTTCCGGCATTGAGAATTACTCCCGGCATCTGTCCGGGCTTAAGCCGGGACAGCCGCCCTATACGTTGATGGATTTCTTCAAGGATGATTTCCTGATCATCATTGACGAGTCTCACAAGACCATTCCTCAGATCGGCGGGATGTACCACGGGGACCGGTCCCGGAAGACCACCCTGGTGGACTATGGTTTCCGGCTTCCCTCGGCTTTGGATAACCGGCCGCTGAATTTCCAGGAATTTGAGGAGCGTATCGATCAGATCCTGTTTGTGTCAGCTACTCCGGGTCCCTATGAGGCGGAGCATGAGCTTTTGCGGGCAGAGCAGGTGATCCGTCCCACCGGGCTTCTGGATCCCCGGGTGGAAGTGCGCCCGGTGGAGGGTCAGATCGACGATCTGGTGGCGGAAGTGAAGAAAGAGACGGAGAAGAAGAACAAGATCCTGATCACCACCCTGACCAAGCGGATGGCGGAGGATCTGACCGATTATATGAAGGAGCTGGGGATCCGGGTGCGGTATCTCCACTCCGATATCGACACCCTGGAGCGGACCCAGATCGTGCGGGACATGCGACTGGATGTGTTTGACGTGCTGGTGGGGATCAACCTTCTGCGGGAAGGGCTGGACATCCCGGAGATTACCCTGGTGGCCATCCTGGACGCGGACAAGGAGGGATTCCTGCGTTCTGAGACGTCTCTCATTCAGACCATCGGTCGGGCGGCGAGAAACGCGGAGGGCCATGTGATCATGTACGCGGATACTATTACAGATTCCATGCGCCTGGCGATCCAGGAGACGGAGCGCCGCCGCAAGGTGCAGATGGAATACAATGAAGCTCATGGGATCACGCCCCAGACCATTAAGAAGAGCGTCCGGGACCTGATCTCCATTTCCAGGAAGGTGGCGGCGGAAGAGCTGCGGATGGAGAAGGATCCGGAGTCTATGAGTTCCAAGGAGCTGGAGAAGCTGATCCAGGATGTGACGAAACAGATGAAGAAAGCAGCGGCGGAATTGAACTTCGAGGCGGCGGCAGAGCTGCGTGACAAGATGGTGGAGCTGAAGAAGCTGCTGAAAGAATAG
- the rhuM gene encoding virulence RhuM family protein, with the protein MQQSNLLMYTTEDGLTKIEAAFVNDTVWLSVEQMAELFQRDRSVIGKHIRNIFKEGELKKESVWAKFAHTADDGKTYQVDYYNLDVIISVGYRVKSLRGTQFRIWATNILKEYMQKGFALDDDRLKRLGGGNYFDELLERIRDIRSSEKVFWRKVLEIYATSIDYDPRAESSILFFKQVQNKMHWAAHKHTAAEVIYQRADAEKEHMGLTSWQGKSIKRTDVEVAKNYLDKDELDALNKIVTAYLDIAEVHALNHEPMYMKDWLETIDDYLKMTRRDILRTKGSVTHKQALEKAHGEYEKYRKQKKDRLSLVEEQFYESINKLEELERKDYLGL; encoded by the coding sequence ATGCAGCAGTCGAATTTGTTAATGTATACTACAGAAGATGGTTTAACAAAGATTGAAGCGGCATTTGTAAATGATACGGTATGGCTTTCGGTAGAACAGATGGCAGAATTGTTTCAAAGAGACAGAAGTGTTATAGGAAAGCATATACGTAATATTTTTAAAGAGGGAGAATTGAAAAAAGAATCAGTATGGGCAAAATTTGCCCATACTGCCGATGATGGGAAAACCTATCAGGTGGATTACTATAATCTGGATGTGATCATATCTGTGGGGTATAGAGTAAAATCTTTGCGTGGTACCCAGTTTAGAATATGGGCAACAAATATTTTGAAAGAATATATGCAAAAAGGTTTTGCTTTAGATGACGACCGCTTAAAACGCTTAGGTGGCGGAAACTATTTTGATGAATTATTAGAACGCATTCGTGATATCCGGTCATCAGAAAAGGTTTTCTGGCGGAAAGTGTTGGAGATTTATGCAACGAGTATTGATTATGATCCAAGAGCAGAAAGTTCAATTCTTTTCTTTAAACAGGTACAGAACAAAATGCATTGGGCGGCGCATAAGCATACAGCTGCAGAAGTGATATATCAAAGAGCGGATGCTGAGAAAGAACATATGGGATTAACTTCCTGGCAGGGCAAATCAATAAAACGGACAGATGTAGAAGTTGCGAAAAATTATTTGGACAAGGATGAATTAGACGCATTAAATAAAATTGTTACCGCTTATTTGGATATTGCAGAGGTACATGCACTAAACCATGAGCCTATGTATATGAAAGACTGGCTGGAAACCATAGATGATTATTTGAAAATGACAAGAAGAGATATACTTAGGACTAAAGGAAGTGTAACGCATAAGCAGGCGCTTGAAAAAGCTCATGGTGAGTATGAAAAATATAGAAAACAGAAAAAAGATAGATTATCTTTAGTAGAAGAGCAATTTTATGAGAGCATTAATAAGTTAGAAGAACTAGAACGAAAGGATTATTTAGGGTTGTAA
- a CDS encoding NADAR family protein: MLQEEGAAMICFHNPDEENGYLSNWFLSEFTVGGITFSSMEQYMMYEKAVLFKDQTIAEKILQTDDVAKIKALGRTVHNFDDNVWAKEREGIVYNGVLEKFRQNPELAEKLERTDEEIIAECAVKDRIWGIGLSMEDENRRCIDKWRGQNLLGKILMQVREDIRHQNRVTQAFRNVEKAFSGVAEDAGFHAESELRDYAERIRQKKE; this comes from the coding sequence GTGTTGCAGGAAGAAGGTGCAGCTATGATATGCTTTCACAATCCGGACGAAGAAAATGGCTATTTGAGCAACTGGTTTCTATCAGAATTCACAGTTGGCGGTATTACATTTTCTTCCATGGAGCAATATATGATGTATGAAAAGGCAGTTTTGTTTAAAGATCAGACAATTGCAGAAAAGATATTGCAGACGGATGATGTGGCGAAGATCAAGGCATTAGGAAGAACTGTGCATAATTTTGATGACAATGTCTGGGCAAAGGAAAGAGAAGGTATTGTCTATAATGGAGTGTTAGAGAAATTCCGCCAGAATCCTGAACTTGCTGAAAAACTGGAGCGGACAGATGAAGAAATAATTGCGGAATGCGCTGTAAAAGACCGGATCTGGGGAATTGGTCTTTCTATGGAAGATGAGAACAGGCGCTGCATTGATAAATGGAGAGGGCAAAATCTGTTGGGGAAAATTTTGATGCAAGTTAGAGAAGATATCAGGCATCAAAATAGAGTGACTCAGGCATTTCGGAATGTCGAAAAAGCCTTCTCCGGTGTAGCGGAAGATGCCGGCTTTCATGCAGAATCGGAACTGCGGGACTATGCAGAGAGAATCCGTCAGAAAAAGGAGTAG
- a CDS encoding DUF3990 domain-containing protein, with protein sequence MNYILLHGLGQTSSSWDETIQTLNEEWNIFCPGLSDWILGKQPCYDTLYKVFENYCEQFDVSELNILDFQECDILSWLAELMKHRDADTGRRYKVLAPGFIEKYQISTEEYDVIKGWRANASYFYIAKCFVRDEVDLDILPELLKLGDLGIQYCLKTEKAFLSLKEDVTALQEIDYHKINPRYTQRDRNARESMYALINSEKNKIENVFSKLL encoded by the coding sequence TTGAACTATATATTACTTCATGGATTAGGACAGACTTCTTCTAGTTGGGATGAAACTATACAGACATTAAATGAAGAGTGGAATATATTTTGCCCTGGTTTATCAGACTGGATTTTGGGTAAGCAACCTTGCTATGATACGTTATATAAGGTATTTGAAAATTATTGTGAACAATTCGATGTCTCTGAATTAAATATATTGGATTTTCAGGAATGCGATATACTTTCCTGGCTGGCAGAACTGATGAAACACCGGGATGCAGATACAGGACGGAGATATAAGGTGCTGGCGCCCGGATTTATAGAAAAGTATCAGATTTCTACAGAAGAATACGATGTCATCAAAGGGTGGAGAGCGAATGCGTCATATTTTTATATTGCCAAATGCTTTGTCAGGGATGAAGTGGATCTGGATATTCTGCCGGAATTATTAAAATTGGGAGATCTGGGAATTCAGTACTGCTTAAAGACAGAAAAAGCGTTTCTGTCTCTGAAAGAGGACGTTACAGCACTGCAGGAAATTGACTATCATAAGATCAATCCACGATATACACAGCGTGATAGGAACGCCAGAGAATCTATGTATGCACTGATCAACTCTGAGAAAAACAAAATTGAAAATGTGTTCAGTAAATTGCTGTAA
- a CDS encoding DUF3784 domain-containing protein: MSLADVSHGPDWVIWIVFAIFVALAITFLTGHGSSLIAGYNTASEKEKAKYDEKKLCRTFGVGMAVIAVTILVTALLEDQLPMEAAYVIAGIIFADAIAMIILGNTVCRRR, encoded by the coding sequence ATGAGTCTGGCAGATGTATCCCATGGACCAGATTGGGTGATCTGGATCGTATTTGCTATCTTCGTGGCGCTTGCCATAACGTTTCTTACAGGACACGGAAGCAGCCTGATTGCCGGATATAATACGGCTTCAGAGAAAGAAAAAGCAAAGTACGATGAAAAGAAATTGTGCAGGACATTTGGCGTGGGGATGGCAGTGATCGCGGTTACAATCCTGGTCACGGCGCTATTGGAAGATCAGCTGCCCATGGAAGCAGCCTATGTGATCGCAGGGATTATTTTTGCGGACGCAATCGCAATGATCATTCTTGGCAATACGGTGTGCAGGCGGCGGTAG
- a CDS encoding GNAT family N-acetyltransferase, producing the protein MNQEQMIIRRIRPCDDPFIAAIVRANLERFHLDIPGTVYFDPELDHLSQYYQISPGQRAYFILEENKGQVAGGVGIAEFNGFENCAELQKLYLTDAWKGKGYGSKLMETALEYARSAGYERVYLETHTNLQTALCLYEKFGFQCLERPETAVHSTMDRFYLKEL; encoded by the coding sequence ATGAATCAGGAGCAAATGATCATCCGCAGGATCAGACCCTGCGACGATCCATTTATAGCGGCGATCGTCCGGGCCAATCTTGAGCGGTTTCATCTGGATATCCCGGGGACGGTATATTTTGATCCGGAGCTGGATCACCTGAGCCAGTACTATCAGATCTCTCCGGGTCAGAGAGCCTACTTTATTCTGGAGGAAAATAAGGGGCAGGTCGCCGGGGGCGTCGGCATCGCGGAATTTAACGGTTTTGAGAACTGCGCGGAACTGCAGAAGCTGTATCTGACGGACGCCTGGAAAGGCAAAGGATACGGGAGTAAACTGATGGAGACGGCGCTGGAATATGCCCGGAGTGCAGGATATGAGCGGGTATATCTGGAAACCCATACCAACCTTCAGACGGCTCTTTGTCTGTATGAAAAGTTTGGGTTTCAATGCCTGGAAAGGCCGGAGACGGCGGTTCACAGTACCATGGACCGGTTTTATTTGAAAGAATTGTAG
- the purD gene encoding phosphoribosylamine--glycine ligase: MKVLIVGSGGREHAIAYSVAKSEKVDKIYCTPGNAGIAEYAECAPIGPMEFSKITAFAKEKEIDLVIVGMDDPLVGGLVDELEAAGIRTFGPRKNAAILEGSKAFSKDLMKKYHIPTAAYENFTDPEAALAYLETAKFPIVLKADGLALGKGVLICNTLEEAKEGVKTIMQDKKFGDAGNEMVIEEFMTGREVSVLSFVDGKTIKTMTSAQDHKRAGDGDTGLNTGGMGTFSPSPFYTKEVEEFCEKYIYQATVDAMRAEGRPFKGVIFFGLMLTADGPKVLEYNARFGDPEAQVVLPRMKNDIIEVVEACIDGTLDQVDLQFEDNAAVCVVLASDGYPVKYEKGFPIEGLEEFKNHEGYYCFHAGTKFDEDGRIVTNGGRVLGVTAKGKNLREARMNAYAATKWVQFENKYMRRDIGKAIDEA, translated from the coding sequence ATGAAAGTTTTGATCGTAGGCAGCGGCGGAAGAGAGCACGCCATTGCATACAGTGTGGCAAAAAGCGAGAAGGTGGACAAGATCTACTGTACTCCGGGCAATGCGGGGATCGCGGAGTACGCAGAGTGCGCCCCCATCGGTCCCATGGAATTCAGTAAGATCACTGCGTTCGCAAAGGAAAAAGAGATCGATCTGGTGATCGTGGGTATGGACGATCCGTTGGTAGGCGGACTGGTAGACGAGCTGGAGGCAGCAGGGATCCGGACATTCGGGCCCAGGAAGAACGCCGCCATCCTGGAAGGGTCCAAAGCCTTCTCCAAGGATCTGATGAAGAAATATCATATCCCCACAGCGGCCTATGAGAATTTCACCGATCCGGAAGCCGCTCTTGCGTATCTGGAGACGGCAAAATTCCCCATCGTGCTGAAAGCGGACGGGCTGGCCCTTGGCAAAGGCGTGCTGATCTGCAACACGCTGGAGGAGGCAAAAGAAGGCGTAAAGACCATCATGCAGGACAAGAAGTTCGGAGACGCAGGCAATGAGATGGTGATCGAAGAGTTCATGACCGGACGGGAAGTGTCTGTCCTTTCCTTCGTGGACGGAAAGACCATCAAGACCATGACTTCCGCCCAGGACCACAAGCGGGCAGGGGACGGAGACACCGGACTTAATACCGGCGGAATGGGAACTTTCTCTCCCAGTCCTTTCTATACGAAGGAAGTGGAGGAGTTCTGTGAGAAATATATCTACCAGGCAACCGTGGACGCCATGCGGGCGGAGGGACGTCCCTTCAAGGGCGTGATCTTCTTCGGCCTTATGCTGACGGCGGACGGCCCCAAGGTGCTGGAGTACAACGCAAGATTCGGGGATCCGGAGGCACAGGTGGTGCTCCCCAGGATGAAAAATGATATCATCGAAGTGGTGGAGGCATGCATCGACGGCACGCTGGACCAGGTAGACCTGCAGTTTGAAGACAACGCGGCAGTCTGCGTGGTACTGGCCAGCGATGGATATCCGGTGAAATACGAGAAAGGATTCCCCATCGAAGGTCTGGAGGAATTCAAGAACCACGAGGGGTATTACTGCTTCCACGCAGGAACTAAGTTTGACGAGGACGGACGCATCGTGACCAACGGCGGAAGAGTGCTGGGCGTGACAGCCAAAGGCAAAAACTTAAGAGAAGCCCGGATGAACGCTTACGCCGCAACGAAATGGGTGCAGTTCGAGAATAAATATATGCGCCGGGATATCGGGAAGGCGATCGACGAGGCGTAG
- the purN gene encoding phosphoribosylglycinamide formyltransferase, which produces MLRVVVLVSGGGTNLQAVIDKIEAGEIRDAKIVGVISNNAGAYALTRAKDHGIPGECVSPKSFADRAAFNESFLAKVEELEPDLIVLAGFLVVIPPEMIRRYRNRIINIHPSLIPSFCGTGYYGLKVHEAALARGVKVTGATVHFVDEGTDTGPIILQKAVEVRQGDTPEVLQRRVMEEAEWQILPQAIGLIAQGRVTVEDGQVKIRTV; this is translated from the coding sequence ATGTTAAGAGTGGTTGTTCTGGTATCCGGCGGCGGGACTAACCTGCAGGCAGTGATCGACAAGATCGAGGCAGGAGAGATCCGGGACGCGAAGATCGTGGGTGTGATCAGCAACAACGCCGGGGCTTACGCCCTTACGCGGGCGAAAGATCACGGGATCCCGGGGGAGTGCGTGTCGCCTAAGTCATTTGCCGACCGGGCGGCTTTCAATGAAAGCTTCCTAGCCAAAGTAGAGGAGCTGGAGCCGGACCTTATCGTACTGGCCGGATTCCTGGTGGTGATCCCGCCGGAGATGATCAGGCGATATCGGAACCGGATCATCAATATCCACCCGTCTTTGATCCCCTCTTTCTGTGGAACCGGCTATTATGGGCTGAAGGTCCATGAAGCCGCCCTTGCAAGAGGCGTCAAGGTGACGGGAGCCACGGTGCATTTCGTGGATGAAGGGACGGATACCGGCCCCATCATCCTGCAGAAGGCGGTGGAGGTGCGGCAGGGAGATACGCCGGAAGTACTGCAGCGCCGGGTGATGGAAGAAGCGGAATGGCAGATCCTGCCCCAGGCCATCGGCCTGATCGCTCAGGGCAGGGTGACGGTGGAAGACGGACAGGTAAAGATCCGGACAGTTTGA